From the genome of Natrinema marinum:
CTTAACCGGGCCCGTATCGAATCGACGCCAATGGCTACGGCAGACGAGGAACCGGCTTCTATCGAGCACCCGCTCCTCGAACCAAATTTCCTCGAGCGCCGACTCTACCAGTTGAAACTTGCCGGCACGGCCGCGAACCACCACACCCTCGTCTGTCTCCCCACGGGGCTGGGGAAGACGACAGTGAGCCTGCTGGTGACCGCTCGACGGCTCGAGGAGGTTGGCGGAAAGTCCCTGATGCTCGCCCCCACCAAGCCCCTCGTCCAACAGCACGCGGACTTCTATCGCGAGGCCCTGCAGATTCCGGACGACGAAATCGTCGTCTTCACCGGCGACGTGAGCCCCGACGACCGCGCCGCGATGTGGGAGTCGGCGACGGTCGTGATGGCGACCCCGCAGGTGATCGAGAACGATCTGGTCGGGAGCCGCATCTCGCTTGCGGACGTGACCCACGTTACCTTCGACGAGTGCCACCGGGCGACCGGCGACTACGCCTACAACTACATCGCCGAGCGCTACCACGCCGACGCCCGCGAACCGCTCGTGACGGGCATGTCGGCCTCGCCCGGCGGCGACGAGGAGGCCATCCTCGAGGTCTGTGAGAACCTCGGCCTCCAGGAGGTCGAGGTGATGACCGAGGAGGACGCCGACGTCGACGAGTTCACCCACGACACCGACGTCGAATGGGAGCGGATCGACCTCCCCGAGGAGGTCATAGCGATCCGGGACGCACTGAACGAAGTCATCAAAGAACGACTCGAGAAGTTAAAGGAACTCGGCGTCGCGAAATCGACCCAGCCCGATCAGTCTCAGAAGGATCTCAACCGGATGCGGGCCGAACTCCAGCAGTTGATCAACAACGACCAGTCGGAGGGGTTCGAAGGGATGTCGGTCCACGCCGAGGTGATGAAGTTACGGCAGGCCGTCACGCTCGTGGAGACCCAGAGCGTCGAGGCGCTACGCCGGTACTTCGAGCGCCAGCGCAACCAGGCCCGCTCGTCGGGCGCGTCGAAGGCGAGCCAGCGGATGGTCTCCGACCCCCGCGTTCGCGAGGCGATGCGGAAAGCTGAGAACTTCGACGAGATCCACCCCAAGTACAGCAAAGCGCGGATGCTACTCGCCGAGACGTTAGGGCTCGAGGGCGGCGAGCGCGTCATCGTCTTCACCGAGTCCCGCGATACGGCCGAGGCGCTGACGGACTTCCTCTCGGAGAGCTTCGACGCCAAGCGGTTCGTCGGCCAGGGCGACCGCGAGGGCTCCGACGGGATGACCCAAAAGCAACAGCAAGAGGTGTTAGACGAGTTCCGGGCCGGTGAGTTCGAGGTGCTGGTCTCGACCTCCGTCGCCGAGGAGGGGCTGGACGTACCGGAGGTCGACCTCGTGCTCTTCTACGAGCCCGTCCCGACCGCGATCCGCTCGATCCAGCGGAAGGGCCGGACTGGCCGCCAGTCCGAGGGTCGCGTCGTCGTCCTCATGGCCGAGGACACCCGCGACGAGGCCTACTTCTGGATCTCGCGGCGCCGCGAGAAGGAGATGGAGTCCGAACTGCGCGACCTGAAAGGGATGGCCGACGACCTCGAGGACGAACTCGACGACTCACAGCAGTCGTTGGCCGACTTCGAGGACGGCGGAGAGAGCGGAGCGAAAGTGAACGACAACGGCGGGAATCCCGACGCAGTCGGCGATTCTTCCAGCGGAAGCGGAGGGGTTGCGGACCAACCGGGATTACAGGAGTTTGCCGACGGAGCCGACGCCGCGGACCCGGACGACGACATCGAAACGCACGAGCCACACGCGGAGGGCGAGACCGTCGAACTCGTCGCCGACCAGCGCGAGATGGACGCCAACATCGCCCGCGACCTCTCGCGACGCGAGGAGATCGACGTGCGCCTCGAGACGCTCGAGGTCGGTGACTACGTGCTCTCCGATCGGGTCGTCGTCGAGCGCAAGTCCGTCGCGGACTTCGTCGACTCGCTGGTCGGCGGCGACCGCTCGGTCTTCGAGCAGGTCGGCGCGATGGCCCGCCACTACTCGCGGCCGGTCGTCGTCGTCGAGGGCGCGGGGCTGTACGAACAGCGCGACGTGCACCCGAACGCGGTCCGGGGCGCGCTCTCGAGTCTCGCCGTCGACTTCGGCGCGAGCGTCCTGCGGACCGAAAGCGAAGACGACACGACCGAACTGCTCGCCGTGATCGCCGGCCGCGAACAGGCAACCGCCGACCGCGAGGTGTCGGTCCACGGCGAGAAGGGCACCAAGACCCTGAGCGAGCAACAGGAGTACGTCGTCGCCTCCATCGCCGAGATCGGCCCCGTCACGGCCCGGTCGCTGCTCTCCGAGTTCGGCACCGTCGAGGGCGTGATGATCGCGACCGAAGACGAGTTGCAGGCAGCCGACGGCGTGGGGAAAGTGACCGCCGAGCGGATTCGTGAAGTCGTCGGGAGCGATTATTCGGGATAAGAAGTCGAGACCGACGGCACGGCAACCGCGTGGATATCAGTCGTCGGACTCCGAGGCGATTCCGTCCGTCGCCTCGTCTATCGTTGGCGTCGGGTCGGCCCCGCCCTCCGCCCGGCCGACGATCCGTTCGGCCGCGAACACGCTGCCGACGGCGAGGAGGATGCCCGCGATCACGTCGATCAGCCAGTGAATTCCCAGGTACATCGTCGAGAAGACGACGCAGGCCGTCACGAACGAGGCGATCGGGAACCAGCGCGGGTACTCCTCGCGCGACCGCCAGGCGAGTAGCATCACGACGACCGCCAGCGAGGTGTGCAGCGACGGGAAGACGTTCGTGTTGGCCGATACGGCTGCCGTCAGGTCCTGTGTCTGCGGGTAAAACGAGTACATCAGACCCGAGACGGACGAGAGGTGATTGCGCGGGCCGTAGACGACGAACAGCGTGTAGCACAGCGAGCCGATCACGTAGTTGAACACGTACGCGACGAGGAGTTCCTTCAGGTGGCGCTGGTTCGGCAACATGAAGTAGAGGATCGGCGCGGTCACCAGCAAGAACGGGAACCCGAACATGTACATCGCCGAGAAGAACTCGAGCGTGACCGCTTGCGGGACGACGTCCTGCAGGACCGCGACGAACTCGCCTTCGATGGCGTAGATTGCCGCGGTGAGATCCCAGTCGAGTTGTTTCGAGATCCGCAGACTGAGTCCGTGTGTCGCTCGTTTTGCCAGGAAGAACAGCGCCGCGACGCCGAGATACGGCGCGATTTCGAGAAGCCGATCGTCGAGTTCGGCCGCGGTTCGGCGGAGACTGGTTCGGTCGAGACAGAGCGTGCCAGTCCCGACGAGGCCGGTGCAAACGACGAGTACCGTGAGTAGTACGACGAATCCGAGTGCCATCTTAGGTATGGTGTGGGTTACGTGACCGGAGACCGGTCGCGACGAGCGCGCCGGCGACTGTGGAGGGCGAGCGGCGGTCGGTACCCGACTGCCGGCGTCCCGACCGGCCGAACGCGATTTGTCGAACGATCATATATTTTTGCTAAACTTATATCTATTGGTATATGTTTGCCGTCAGGGTCGATCGACACGGCATCGTCCGGACCCGGGGAAAGCGGACGCGTCCCGCCGTATCGGACTCCATCAGCGAAGCGTCGACAGCGTCTCGCTGGCCTCGCGGGCCGCCTCGAGGCAGTCACGCGCGTATCGGGGATCGTCGGTCGCGGCGGCCTCCGCGGCGAACTTCTCGAGGGCGCGGACGAGGTCGTCGCGGGCGGCCTCGAGGTCGTCGTCGACCGCGGCGGGGCCGCGACGGGACGGGGCGGCGTTGGACTGAGTGGGCGACTGGCGGTCCCGCGACGAGGTCGACGACTGCGGTGCTGGGTCGGTGCTCGCGGCGGCCGCCTCGGATCGAGAGTCGCGGGGGTCGTCGGCGCGGCGCTCGTGACGGACGGTGGTCGATTCCGTACCGGCGTCGGTCGTCGAGTCGGCCGCGGCGTCGACGGCCTCCGGCGTGGGTGCGTTCGTCGCGTCAGCACCCGTTTCGTCGGCGCGTCCAGCGTCGGCCGTCGCTTGCCCGGCAGCCTGTCCCGCGCCAGCGTCGTCCGTCGGCTGGCCCTCGGCCGGTCGGGCCTCGAGGTCGGTCCCCTCGACGGCGTCAGGGTTGCCGTGACAGCTGGGGCAGAAGGTGGTCTCGTTCTGCTGGAAGAGGGGATCGCCGCAGGTGCCACAGTGGGCGTTGGTCATCGTCGCACCCTTGAGCAGGAGGTCGCTCATGCGCTGGGTCGCCTCGCGCTCTTTCTGGTCGCGCTCGTACTTCTCGCGAAGCTTCTCGCGCTCGGCTTCCTTGTCGAAGTCGCTCATATCCGTTGAGACGTGTCCAAGCGTCGAAAAAGCTGCGACAACCGACAGTCAGCGCGACGCGACGGGTCCGATTACTGTTCAACGGCAGCTTCGGCCGCGTCGACGGCGGCCACCGGCGTCTCGACGGCCTCGAGGTCGATCTCGAGCCCCGAGAGGTCGTGCGTCCCGAGGCCGACGACGGGTCGGTCGTAGACGCCGGCCAAGCCGATCTCGGAGAGCGTGCCGACGCCGCCCGCGAGCGCGATGACGGCGTCGCCGTTCAGCGGGACGAGGGCGTTTCTGGCGTGGCCGAGCCCGGTGGCGATGGCGATGTCGACGTAGTCGTTCGCCCGCTCGCGGTGCTCGCCCGGCAGGATGCCGATCGTCGTCCCACCTTCGGTTTTCGCCCCGCGACAGACCGCTTCCATCGTCCCGCCCCGCCCCCCGCAGACAACCGTGTGCCCGCGGGCGGCGAGTTCGCGTCCCACCGTGTTTGCTCGAGTCGTCTGTTCGTCCGTGATCGTGCCA
Proteins encoded in this window:
- a CDS encoding Sjogren's syndrome/scleroderma autoantigen 1 family protein produces the protein MSDFDKEAEREKLREKYERDQKEREATQRMSDLLLKGATMTNAHCGTCGDPLFQQNETTFCPSCHGNPDAVEGTDLEARPAEGQPTDDAGAGQAAGQATADAGRADETGADATNAPTPEAVDAAADSTTDAGTESTTVRHERRADDPRDSRSEAAAASTDPAPQSSTSSRDRQSPTQSNAAPSRRGPAAVDDDLEAARDDLVRALEKFAAEAAATDDPRYARDCLEAAREASETLSTLR
- a CDS encoding phosphatase PAP2 family protein, translated to MALGFVVLLTVLVVCTGLVGTGTLCLDRTSLRRTAAELDDRLLEIAPYLGVAALFFLAKRATHGLSLRISKQLDWDLTAAIYAIEGEFVAVLQDVVPQAVTLEFFSAMYMFGFPFLLVTAPILYFMLPNQRHLKELLVAYVFNYVIGSLCYTLFVVYGPRNHLSSVSGLMYSFYPQTQDLTAAVSANTNVFPSLHTSLAVVVMLLAWRSREEYPRWFPIASFVTACVVFSTMYLGIHWLIDVIAGILLAVGSVFAAERIVGRAEGGADPTPTIDEATDGIASESDD
- a CDS encoding TIGR00725 family protein, with the protein product MRVSVIGGGTITDEQTTRANTVGRELAARGHTVVCGGRGGTMEAVCRGAKTEGGTTIGILPGEHRERANDYVDIAIATGLGHARNALVPLNGDAVIALAGGVGTLSEIGLAGVYDRPVVGLGTHDLSGLEIDLEAVETPVAAVDAAEAAVEQ
- a CDS encoding DEAD/DEAH box helicase, which produces MATADEEPASIEHPLLEPNFLERRLYQLKLAGTAANHHTLVCLPTGLGKTTVSLLVTARRLEEVGGKSLMLAPTKPLVQQHADFYREALQIPDDEIVVFTGDVSPDDRAAMWESATVVMATPQVIENDLVGSRISLADVTHVTFDECHRATGDYAYNYIAERYHADAREPLVTGMSASPGGDEEAILEVCENLGLQEVEVMTEEDADVDEFTHDTDVEWERIDLPEEVIAIRDALNEVIKERLEKLKELGVAKSTQPDQSQKDLNRMRAELQQLINNDQSEGFEGMSVHAEVMKLRQAVTLVETQSVEALRRYFERQRNQARSSGASKASQRMVSDPRVREAMRKAENFDEIHPKYSKARMLLAETLGLEGGERVIVFTESRDTAEALTDFLSESFDAKRFVGQGDREGSDGMTQKQQQEVLDEFRAGEFEVLVSTSVAEEGLDVPEVDLVLFYEPVPTAIRSIQRKGRTGRQSEGRVVVLMAEDTRDEAYFWISRRREKEMESELRDLKGMADDLEDELDDSQQSLADFEDGGESGAKVNDNGGNPDAVGDSSSGSGGVADQPGLQEFADGADAADPDDDIETHEPHAEGETVELVADQREMDANIARDLSRREEIDVRLETLEVGDYVLSDRVVVERKSVADFVDSLVGGDRSVFEQVGAMARHYSRPVVVVEGAGLYEQRDVHPNAVRGALSSLAVDFGASVLRTESEDDTTELLAVIAGREQATADREVSVHGEKGTKTLSEQQEYVVASIAEIGPVTARSLLSEFGTVEGVMIATEDELQAADGVGKVTAERIREVVGSDYSG